The Cytobacillus firmus genome segment TCCCGGTACCCAAGCATCCTTAAATCCTGGATGCCCAAAACCCTGGCTGCTTCCTCCAGCTCTTCTTTGCGGATTTTCGGCAGGGTTTCTCTGGTGGCGAAAGGGGGATTTCCCATATTGCGCCCCATTTCTCCAAGCGTCAGGCATGCGTAGGTGACGGGTGTGCCATTATCGATATGTAAGGAAATCGTTCCTGATACGCCAAATGCTTCATCATCCGGATGAGGGAAGATGACGAGTACATGTCTTTCCTTTTCCATCATGGTCGTGCTCCTTTCCTTTCATGTCCTCTTATTCAAAAGGAGTTTCACTAATTTGCAGGGCGACTGCCAGCTTGCCGCTGAAATCATGGCCGGCTAAAAGGAGCCTGTTCTCTTCATCCACTTCAAAGTGGGTAATTCCTTCAGCATACACCCAGCCAAAATTCATTTTCAATCCAACCCGGTAAGGGCCCTTGCCGGTGACCTTTCCATGTTCATAAACCAATTGGGCATTGCGGATATAGGCGCCTGAAGAAAAGAAGGTTTCATCAAAATGGGAAGCGTATGCCCCGTTTGTTGTTTCCAGATGAATAAAGACCTCTTTCCCGGCAAGACGGTCGATCTCTTTTTGCACATGTTCCATTACTGCTGGTTCCATTTAATAGTCCCCCTTTCATATTATCTTTCTGTTTATCTTACTAAAAAAGGGAATGAAAAGCGAAAAAGTAATCTCATCGTGGACCGCTAAATTAATATCGCGGGAATTTATTTTTATCTGCTAAACCGCCCATAGCCAAAAGAACAGAGCCCATCCGGACTCTGTTCCCCTCATTTTTATTCTGATTCAGTACGGCCTGCGCCATATTTGCGGTATGCACCCGGCATGGTCGGGCCCACATATTCATTTAATTGGAAGCCATGGTTGATGGCCGCAGTAATGAAGTCCTTCGCTGTTTGAACGGCTTCTTTGACAGGCTTGCCTTTTGCAATTTCTGCTGTGATGGCAGAAGAGTAGGTGCAGCCGGCGCCATGAGTGTAAGTCGTTTCAACGCGTTCGCTCTCATAAAGAGTGAACTCTTGTCCATCATATAGAAGGTCGACGGCTTTTTCGTGCTGAAGCTTGCTGCCGCCCTTGATTAATACATATTTAGCGCCAAGTTCATGAATTTTAACAGCTGCTTCCTTCATGTCTTCAACCGTCTTGATCGGACCGGTTTTAGCCAGCTGCCATGCTTCAAACAGGTTTGGTGTGACCACTGTTGCAAGCGGGACAAGCAAATCTCTTAATGCTTCGTTCAATTCAGGATGAATCGGCTCATCTTCGCCTTTGCAGACCATAACCGGATCGATGACTACGTGATCCAGGCTGTTTTCCTTAATAGTCTTTGCGGCAATTTTGATCACTTCTTCAGAACCGAGCATGCCTGTTTTCATTGCATCGATTCCTGTCGAGATAATCGTTTCGATCTGTGTTTCCAGAATATCTGTAGAAATCGGGAACACGTTGTGGCTCCAGTTATTTTTAGGGTCCATCGTCACGATCGTAGTCAGCGCAGTCATTCCGTAAACGCCAAGCTCCTGGAATGTCTTAAGATCAGCCTGGATGCCGGCGCCGCCGCTCGTATCCGAACCTGCGATGGTCATTACTTTTTTCATTGTCATATGCCTAATTCCTCCTTGCTGATATCTTTTACTAATTATAACAATAAGTGAAAAAGGGAAAAACTATAACGAATCGATTAGATGATTTCTCAGCATTAAGTTGTCCGCTATTGTTTTCAAAAATACAAAAGAGATCAATGAAACAAAAAAGGAGCTATTCCTCAAAGAAGAATAACTCCAGGCCAGTCTTTTAATTTACAACTTCTACATCGCTTTTCTTCACGAATCCTAAACGATGGTTGTAAAAAATCTGATAGTATTCATCATTTCCTTTTACAACCTTATTCGTAGCCGGATCATTATAATACTTTGCATGATAGTAATCGGACTGAATTGGTGCTGTTGCTGTATAGATTTGGCCAGCCGGCATCTGGTATAGAACCTGTGCTTTTCCTCTTGCCCATTCTGCAATTCCGGCCTCATCGTAAGCTGCGTCGTCCGGATAGGCAGCACCATATACAGGAATGGAATCAAGCCCTTCTTTTGGCGTGATGAGAGTCCCGCTGCCTGGGACGCTATTTTTATTGTTCGGATTATAGAACCAGGCTGTTTGGCCGCTGTAGTAAATAGCTGTCCAATCGCCTTCCTGACCGGCTTTATAGAAACTCTGTCCAATCGCAGCTTTATTGCCCCAGTCATTAATATTTTTTGTGCTGGTGCCGCCAGGATGAAGCAGGGGATCACTGACCAATGGTGCCTCAAAGCTTGGTTCGCTGTATAAATGAATCAGGCTTGAAGACTCAGGCTCCTGTTTAATTCCTCTGTACGTAAAGTCTGGCTTATTTGTATTGAAATTTGGGCGGATTGTGACGATATTACTGTCTTTGTCTCCTCTGCTTGGATTAATGGAAGCTCCAAGAAGGTCGAAAAAGTGTCCCCAATCCCAATAAGCGCCCGGATCCCAGTGCATGCTCTTATGTTTTGCTGTTGTTAAGCCAGGTATCTCATCATGGCCGATAATGTGCTGTCTGTCCAAAGGGATGTTGAATCGGTCTGAAAGGTATCTTACAAGCTTTGCAGTAGAGCGGTACATTTGCTCACTGTACCAGTCTGCTCCTTCTGCAGCATACCCTTCATGCTCCAATCCGATTGAATGCATATTAAAATACCAGTTTCCTGCATGCCATGGCACATCTTCAGGACGGACCATCTGGGTGATTTTTCCGGTCTCTGAATCTATGACATAGTGTGCACTAACGTAGGATGGATTCTGGAAGTGGCTGATGGCGGATTCTGCCGTGCCCTCAATATCATGGATAATAATATAGCGAATATCTAAATCGTCCTTTGGCCGATTGGCGATATCGTAGTTGCCGTAATTACTTGTGCTGCTTGAAAATTGCTTATAAGCAGCAGGAATGAAAGTGCAATCAAGGCCATTGGGACAGTCGGTATTTGTGTATTTGGTGTTGCGAAGAGGGATAGTGCCAGCTGTAGTCTTATTTGGTGTAATTTCCTTGGCGTTTAATACGACTCTTTGTCCATCAAGGTTTTTTCTGGCAGCACCTTGCTGAATGGTCTCAAAGACTTGATCTGCAAAGTCCTTAGCAATGGCTTCCTGGTCTGTTCCGCTGTATTTAACGACGGCACCGTACCAATCTGCTGCATCGGAAGGAAGTTCCCCTGTCGTTTGGCGTGCAAACTCTGCTAATAAAGCTGCACCGCCCCGGATATTTTGTTCAGGGTCTTTTTTTAAGATTTCCGGATCTTCATTTAGAAGGTTTGCGGCTGTTTTAAGCGTGCTATTCTCGCTATCCGAAACCGCAATGATTCCGTCGTCATGCTTGCCCCTGGCGCTCATGTCGGCTGGCAAATCTGCCAGGTTCATAATGCCATAGCCTCCGACCTCGCTTTGGCCTTCATGATGCTCCCAGCGTGACTGGTTATAAGCGACGGCGAGAAGGACAGATTCAGGTACTTCAAATTCCTTCGCCGCTTTTTCAAATGCCTTTTGCAAGTGGTGCGATTCTATGCTGTTTTCTGTTGAGGCTGCGGAAGTTACGCTTGGTGTAAAGTCAGCGGGGATAGCCAAAAGGCTTGCGGTTAAGGAGAACGTTAAAATGACGGATGATAGCTTTTTAAATCTCAATGTATTCCCTCCCGTATATAGAGATATATGAAGTTCTTTCTAATAGCTGAAGGATTATACCTGCACATTACATGTTAAATGATTCCATCGGTTTATAGGATTTTCTAAAAAAAGGTAATTGGTAGCAGAATGGAGATAGGGAGAAAGTAGGGGGGATTCAAAGCGATCCGCACAACCGGCAGGCCTTTTTCAAAGAAACACATTGGATTAGATGGTAAAATAAAACGATAAGGATAGTACGTCGCTGTTCCACATCACACAAAGTCAGGTGAAGGAAATGAGTACAACAGGCATTATTTTGGCAGGAGGGCATTCGAGCCGTATGGGGGAGAATAAGGCTCTGCTAAAAATACAGGGAAAAACAGTGATTGAACGCATCGCCGATTCATTGGCTTCTTATACATCCCAGATGATCGTCGTTGCGAATAAACAGGATGAATACCGGTTTCTTGGGCTTCCGATAGTCAGTGACAAATGGATAGAAAAAGGTCCGCTTGCAGGAATTCAAGCAGGGCTGTCAGCGTCAACAACCCAAAAAAATCTGATTGTTGCCTGTGATATGCCCTTCATATCCGTGGATTTAGGGAGAATTCTGCTAGAAGAACTAAACAGCCGTCAGGCCGCTGTACCGGAAATGGAAGGCCGCCTTCATCCTCTGTTTGCTGCTTACCGAAAAGATGCTAAAGAAGCAGCTGAACATGCTTTAAGGAATAATCAATTAAGAATCCGTGAGTTTTTAAATGAAATAGACACTGCCATATTAAAGGATGAAGAACTGAAGAAGAGAGGTTTTCTCGCCGAGGATGCCTATTTTTTTAATATGAATCATCCGGATGAGTACCAGCAGGCTCTAAAAATGGCAGCTGAAGAGGAAGGAAAATTATATTAAGCAATCATCCATTTCACTTCCGGCACAGGTTATGTCAAAATGAAACAAATAAGGCTAGAATAGGTTTTTTATATAAATGAGGTGATTCCATGAATTTTGAGATTTCAAAAGATCCGATCAATATTCAAAGTGTGATCGATAAAGTGGTACAGCGCGAAGCAGGAGCG includes the following:
- the pdxK gene encoding pyridoxine/pyridoxal/pyridoxamine kinase: MTMKKVMTIAGSDTSGGAGIQADLKTFQELGVYGMTALTTIVTMDPKNNWSHNVFPISTDILETQIETIISTGIDAMKTGMLGSEEVIKIAAKTIKENSLDHVVIDPVMVCKGEDEPIHPELNEALRDLLVPLATVVTPNLFEAWQLAKTGPIKTVEDMKEAAVKIHELGAKYVLIKGGSKLQHEKAVDLLYDGQEFTLYESERVETTYTHGAGCTYSSAITAEIAKGKPVKEAVQTAKDFITAAINHGFQLNEYVGPTMPGAYRKYGAGRTESE
- a CDS encoding YojF family protein, whose amino-acid sequence is MEPAVMEHVQKEIDRLAGKEVFIHLETTNGAYASHFDETFFSSGAYIRNAQLVYEHGKVTGKGPYRVGLKMNFGWVYAEGITHFEVDEENRLLLAGHDFSGKLAVALQISETPFE
- a CDS encoding N-acetylmuramoyl-L-alanine amidase, whose product is MRFKKLSSVILTFSLTASLLAIPADFTPSVTSAASTENSIESHHLQKAFEKAAKEFEVPESVLLAVAYNQSRWEHHEGQSEVGGYGIMNLADLPADMSARGKHDDGIIAVSDSENSTLKTAANLLNEDPEILKKDPEQNIRGGAALLAEFARQTTGELPSDAADWYGAVVKYSGTDQEAIAKDFADQVFETIQQGAARKNLDGQRVVLNAKEITPNKTTAGTIPLRNTKYTNTDCPNGLDCTFIPAAYKQFSSSTSNYGNYDIANRPKDDLDIRYIIIHDIEGTAESAISHFQNPSYVSAHYVIDSETGKITQMVRPEDVPWHAGNWYFNMHSIGLEHEGYAAEGADWYSEQMYRSTAKLVRYLSDRFNIPLDRQHIIGHDEIPGLTTAKHKSMHWDPGAYWDWGHFFDLLGASINPSRGDKDSNIVTIRPNFNTNKPDFTYRGIKQEPESSSLIHLYSEPSFEAPLVSDPLLHPGGTSTKNINDWGNKAAIGQSFYKAGQEGDWTAIYYSGQTAWFYNPNNKNSVPGSGTLITPKEGLDSIPVYGAAYPDDAAYDEAGIAEWARGKAQVLYQMPAGQIYTATAPIQSDYYHAKYYNDPATNKVVKGNDEYYQIFYNHRLGFVKKSDVEVVN
- the mobA gene encoding molybdenum cofactor guanylyltransferase: MSTTGIILAGGHSSRMGENKALLKIQGKTVIERIADSLASYTSQMIVVANKQDEYRFLGLPIVSDKWIEKGPLAGIQAGLSASTTQKNLIVACDMPFISVDLGRILLEELNSRQAAVPEMEGRLHPLFAAYRKDAKEAAEHALRNNQLRIREFLNEIDTAILKDEELKKRGFLAEDAYFFNMNHPDEYQQALKMAAEEEGKLY